Proteins found in one Seonamhaeicola sp. S2-3 genomic segment:
- a CDS encoding RluA family pseudouridine synthase, which yields MTTKTLSNKNNLQILYEDNHIIIVNKRAGDIVQGDKTGDKPLSDVVKDYIKDKYNKPGNVYLGVVHRLDRPTTGIVVFSKTSKALPRLNKLFADKKAKKTYWAVVKNKPKKPEDTLIHWLKKNPKNNKSYAYLKEIAGSKKAILHFKQLKKLDNYFLLEVSLETGRHHQIRCQLSTMGCPIKGDLKYGFARSNKDASIHLHARQIQFIHPVSKNNINIIAPLPKDSIWDACLN from the coding sequence ATGACAACTAAAACGCTATCAAACAAAAATAACCTTCAAATTCTTTATGAAGATAATCACATCATCATAGTTAACAAACGTGCGGGTGATATTGTTCAGGGTGATAAAACAGGCGACAAACCTTTAAGTGATGTTGTTAAAGATTACATTAAAGATAAGTACAATAAACCCGGAAATGTATATTTAGGCGTTGTACACAGATTAGACAGACCCACAACTGGTATTGTAGTATTTTCAAAAACAAGTAAAGCATTACCAAGACTAAACAAACTTTTTGCCGATAAAAAAGCTAAAAAAACCTATTGGGCTGTTGTGAAAAACAAACCTAAAAAACCTGAAGACACTCTTATTCATTGGCTTAAAAAGAACCCTAAAAACAATAAATCTTACGCATATTTAAAAGAAATTGCTGGTAGCAAAAAAGCCATTCTTCATTTTAAACAATTAAAAAAACTAGACAATTATTTTTTACTAGAAGTTAGCCTTGAAACAGGAAGGCATCACCAAATTAGGTGTCAACTATCAACTATGGGCTGTCCAATAAAAGGCGATTTAAAATATGGGTTTGCTAGAAGTAATAAAGATGCCAGTATTCATCTGCATGCAAGACAAATTCAGTTTATTCATCCAGTTTCAAAAAATAATATAAATATTATTGCGCCACTACCTAAAGATTCTATTTGGGATGCTTGCCTAAATTAA
- a CDS encoding aldehyde dehydrogenase has product MATTILEILSAQRKFFKSQKTKDVNYRLQFLKALKTEILSKEQDIYFALKKDFNKSEFEAFISEFGLVISELNLAIKNLKKWAKPQSVKSSLLTFPSKDFIYKEPYGNVLIIAPWNYPFLLAIEPLIMAIAAGNTVVLKPSELTTNTSKILSKIITKVFPIEMAASIEGGIDIATELLAQKWDYIFFTGSVPVGKIVAKAAAKYLTPVTLELGGKSPCIIDDTVNTKLTAKRLVWGKFLNGGQTCITADYLIVHRNIKDALIKNIKNEIIAFYGENPINSSDFPRIINYKHTKRLAKTLEGVKVIFGGQIDVDNCYISPTLVDEPNLNSALMSNEIFGPILPILSYDSEKDIEKIIWNYEKPLALYIFSNNKAFIKENITKYEFGGGVVNDLLIHFSNNRLPFGGVGTSGMGAYHGKHGFNTFTHNKPIIKRGNWIDPNIRYAPYSYKNLNIIKKMFKWFG; this is encoded by the coding sequence TTGGCAACTACTATTCTAGAAATCCTTTCTGCGCAACGCAAGTTTTTTAAATCTCAAAAAACAAAAGATGTTAACTACAGATTGCAGTTTCTAAAAGCTTTAAAAACTGAAATCCTTTCTAAAGAGCAAGATATTTATTTTGCTTTAAAGAAAGACTTCAATAAATCTGAATTTGAAGCTTTTATTAGTGAGTTTGGGTTAGTAATTTCTGAGTTAAACTTAGCTATAAAAAACCTAAAAAAGTGGGCAAAACCACAAAGCGTAAAATCATCTTTACTCACTTTTCCTTCTAAAGATTTTATTTACAAAGAACCCTACGGAAATGTTTTAATAATAGCCCCATGGAACTACCCGTTTCTACTAGCAATAGAACCTTTAATTATGGCTATTGCTGCAGGAAATACCGTAGTACTAAAACCAAGTGAATTAACTACAAACACCTCTAAAATACTTTCAAAAATAATCACCAAAGTATTCCCTATTGAAATGGCTGCTTCAATAGAAGGTGGTATTGATATAGCTACAGAATTACTTGCACAAAAATGGGATTATATATTTTTTACTGGCAGTGTTCCTGTTGGAAAAATTGTAGCAAAAGCAGCAGCAAAATATCTAACGCCTGTTACCTTAGAATTAGGTGGAAAATCGCCTTGTATTATTGATGACACAGTTAATACAAAACTTACAGCAAAACGTTTGGTTTGGGGTAAATTTTTAAATGGCGGACAAACCTGTATTACCGCCGATTATCTTATTGTTCATAGAAATATTAAAGATGCTTTAATTAAAAATATTAAAAACGAAATTATTGCATTTTATGGCGAAAACCCTATAAATTCATCAGATTTCCCAAGAATAATTAATTATAAACACACAAAACGTTTAGCAAAAACTTTGGAAGGTGTAAAGGTTATTTTTGGCGGACAAATTGATGTTGATAATTGCTACATATCTCCTACTCTTGTTGATGAACCCAATTTAAATAGCGCCTTAATGTCTAATGAAATTTTTGGCCCCATCTTACCAATTTTAAGTTATGATTCTGAAAAAGACATTGAAAAAATTATTTGGAACTATGAAAAACCTTTAGCACTATACATCTTTTCTAATAATAAAGCATTTATTAAAGAAAACATCACCAAGTATGAATTTGGCGGTGGAGTAGTTAATGATTTACTAATTCATTTTAGTAATAATCGTCTACCTTTTGGCGGTGTTGGCACTAGTGGTATGGGCGCCTATCATGGTAAGCATGGGTTTAATACATTTACTCATAATAAACCCATAATTAAACGAGGTAATTGGATAGACCCAAACATTAGGTATGCCCCATACAGTTACAAAAATTTAAACATCATAAAAAAGATGTTTAAGTGGTTTGGATAA
- a CDS encoding sensor histidine kinase yields MIQAREQIVSTTSERHLLVYMILVLVIITSLVIVFFVVFQKRKNKLILDKIKQKQAFEEEIAQAQTETQEQTLKNVGWELHDNVGQLLSFASMQLSILKMQVSDDIKDKFKDTSDALKESLKEVRALSRTLNNEVILNIGFEQSVYNELERLKKMKFASAQKHTIGEKRPFTNTKHEIILFRIIQEFLSNSVKYSEAENLSITLNYQPKKLTITAKDDGKGFDVTTVEKGAGLLNMKSRAALINADFELKSEEGKGVEMIITYPFNN; encoded by the coding sequence ATGATTCAAGCTAGAGAACAAATTGTTAGTACAACTTCAGAAAGGCATTTATTGGTGTATATGATACTAGTTTTGGTAATTATAACATCATTGGTTATTGTGTTTTTTGTAGTTTTTCAAAAAAGAAAGAATAAATTAATACTAGATAAAATTAAGCAGAAACAGGCTTTTGAAGAAGAGATAGCCCAAGCACAAACAGAAACTCAAGAGCAAACACTAAAAAATGTAGGTTGGGAATTACATGATAATGTAGGGCAACTACTCTCATTTGCAAGTATGCAGTTGAGTATTTTAAAAATGCAAGTGTCTGATGATATTAAAGATAAATTTAAAGACACTTCAGATGCTTTAAAAGAAAGTTTAAAAGAAGTAAGAGCACTTTCAAGAACACTAAACAATGAAGTAATACTTAATATTGGTTTTGAACAATCTGTATATAATGAACTAGAGCGTTTAAAAAAAATGAAGTTTGCCTCTGCACAAAAACATACCATAGGAGAAAAAAGACCTTTTACTAATACAAAACATGAAATCATTCTATTTAGAATTATTCAGGAGTTTTTATCAAATTCTGTAAAATACTCCGAAGCAGAAAACCTTAGTATTACTTTAAATTACCAACCAAAAAAACTAACTATTACAGCAAAAGATGACGGCAAAGGGTTTGATGTTACAACGGTTGAAAAAGGAGCTGGACTTTTAAATATGAAAAGTAGAGCCGCTTTAATTAATGCTGATTTTGAGTTAAAATCTGAAGAAGGAAAAGGGGTAGAAATGATAATAACTTACCCATTTAATAATTAA
- a CDS encoding Lrp/AsnC family transcriptional regulator, with amino-acid sequence MIFDTTDKKLLEYLQQDSKQTNKELSNKLNLSVTAVYERIKKLEKEGFIDGYIALVNKDKVQKNFLVFCHIKLVKHSQDYVFSFEKEVANLNEVLECYHLSGDYDYLLKVLVKDMVEFRDFMVKKLTTISHIGSTHSMFVINEVKHTTVINL; translated from the coding sequence ATGATTTTTGATACCACAGATAAAAAACTCTTAGAATATTTGCAGCAAGACAGTAAACAAACTAATAAAGAGCTTTCAAATAAGTTAAATTTATCGGTTACGGCAGTTTATGAACGTATAAAGAAACTAGAAAAAGAAGGATTTATAGATGGCTATATAGCTTTGGTTAATAAAGACAAAGTGCAAAAGAATTTTTTAGTTTTTTGTCATATTAAACTTGTTAAGCACAGTCAGGACTATGTGTTTAGTTTTGAAAAAGAAGTTGCCAATTTAAATGAAGTGTTAGAATGTTATCATTTAAGTGGCGATTATGACTATCTTTTAAAAGTTCTAGTAAAAGATATGGTTGAGTTTAGAGATTTTATGGTAAAAAAACTCACTACTATTAGTCATATAGGTAGTACCCATAGTATGTTTGTTATAAATGAAGTAAAACATACAACTGTAATAAATTTATAA
- a CDS encoding aminotransferase class I/II-fold pyridoxal phosphate-dependent enzyme, giving the protein MPFKPANNIQDLQYFGEFGGVNPSISDSSTYTFLSAKTMFDTFEGNADGCYLYSRHSSPSNLYLGEALAAMEGTETANVTSSGMGAISSVLLQLCNADEHIISSRTIYGGTYAFLKNFAPKFNIKTSFVDITKLDAVEAAINKNTKVIYCECVSNPLLEIADIKALSKIAKRHNIKLVVDNTFSPLSISPAILGADVVIHSLTKFINGSSDTVGGVVCGTQEFINELRNVNNGASMLLGVTMDSLRAASILKNLRTLHIRIQQHSKNALYLSQKFESDGLKTVYPGLKSHPSHKLFKSMMNTEYGFGGMLTIDVGSLEKANKLMEMMQQKNLGYLAVSLGFYKTLFSAPGTSTSSEIPEEEQQKMGLSNGLIRFSIGLDADIKRTYKMMRSCMEKLEIVKPKIK; this is encoded by the coding sequence ATGCCTTTTAAACCAGCAAATAACATTCAAGACTTACAATATTTTGGCGAATTTGGAGGAGTAAACCCATCCATTTCAGATTCTTCAACATACACCTTCTTATCTGCCAAAACTATGTTTGACACTTTTGAAGGTAACGCAGATGGGTGTTATTTATACTCGCGCCACTCCTCTCCTTCTAATTTGTATTTAGGTGAAGCTTTAGCTGCTATGGAAGGCACTGAAACTGCTAATGTAACATCATCGGGTATGGGAGCTATATCATCGGTTCTTTTACAACTTTGCAATGCAGACGAGCATATAATTTCTAGTAGAACTATTTATGGCGGCACCTATGCTTTTCTAAAAAACTTTGCTCCTAAATTTAATATTAAAACATCTTTTGTTGATATTACTAAGCTAGATGCTGTAGAAGCTGCAATAAACAAAAATACAAAGGTAATTTACTGTGAATGTGTTAGTAATCCGCTTTTAGAAATAGCAGATATTAAAGCGCTTTCAAAAATTGCTAAACGCCATAATATAAAACTTGTGGTAGATAATACCTTTTCTCCATTATCAATTTCACCAGCTATATTAGGGGCAGATGTTGTAATTCATAGTTTAACAAAATTTATTAATGGCTCTAGTGATACTGTTGGTGGCGTGGTTTGTGGTACACAAGAATTTATTAATGAATTACGAAATGTTAATAATGGCGCCTCAATGCTATTAGGTGTTACTATGGATAGTTTAAGAGCTGCTTCTATATTAAAAAATCTTAGAACACTTCATATTAGAATACAGCAACATAGTAAAAATGCATTATATCTGTCACAAAAATTTGAATCTGATGGTCTTAAAACTGTATATCCGGGATTAAAATCTCATCCTTCTCATAAACTTTTTAAAAGTATGATGAATACTGAATACGGGTTTGGTGGTATGCTTACCATTGATGTAGGATCTTTAGAAAAAGCCAACAAACTCATGGAAATGATGCAACAAAAAAACTTAGGCTATTTAGCCGTAAGCTTAGGCTTTTATAAAACGTTATTTAGTGCTCCTGGTACTTCTACTTCCTCTGAAATTCCAGAGGAAGAACAACAAAAAATGGGACTTAGCAATGGTTTAATTCGTTTTTCTATTGGGCTAGATGCCGATATAAAACGCACTTATAAAATGATGCGCTCTTGTATGGAAAAACTAGAAATAGTTAAACCTAAAATTAAATAG